AGATGGCAAATTATACTGACGGCGGTCGGAAGGTTGCTCTCTGATGATGAGTCTGCAATTGGGCAAATCTTGACGTTGTCCGAGACTCCGAAATGTTTGAACAAATGGATTGTGTTGATTAAGAATTTGTTGTATCTTTTCAACCATTCCCCTCTCCAAAACTTCACTTTCAGTCAATCTATTCTCAAGTTCATGCTCAGTGTCGTATATATAAGCCTGTAGATATCGTGGTCTTCTCCCGTCAATTGGTAATAGACCAccaattttatgatatatagaACCTTGTGCACGAAACGTATAAGGTCCACGGCCTTGGATATTAATTCTTTCATCAACATGTACGCCCATTGAAGTGAATGCAAACACATTGTTGTAGGCCCTAATATTTTGTCTGAATTTTCTGCCCTCATCAGTTTGATCAGAAAAGAGGTGAACCATTTCTGGGGGAGACTGTATTAGTGGCAGAACAATATTCCCCTTCAAGCAACACAAACTAAAGGTCTCTCGATTAAACAATAATGCATTGCAGTACGGGCATGTTTTTAGTGGGGGCAATTGACAATCATGGACACCCATTTCCTCATGAAAATCTCTAGCAGAATTATTATTTATTCTTGCCCTCCTCATACGCCGCACTTGATGAATGTTGTTACGGCGCTCCTCATGATTATTCATGGGCTCACTTTCATTGTCTTCCTCAATGTTGTTGGTATGTTCCTCATCATTATTCATGGCCACATTGTTGCTGTTATGCTCCTCATGATTATTCATGGTAGCATTAGGTAACTCTGGATATAAGTAAAAATATTGATCCTTATCAAAAGTTGTTTACAACAATACATACACATGATTCGCTATCAATAAGTTTAATATATTAAGCTCACCATAGCGAGTAGAAATTCGAACAACTCCATCGCTTGTTTCTGATCTATTCGAACGTGCCATTTGTCTTATGCGAGTTAAGCGAACCCTTGTGTAGTCTTGTTCGGGGTTGTTGGAATTTGAAGAAATTCTTGAACGTGTGCCTTCATTATCAAATTCTTCTATTAACACAAATGAATTAGCATTTTTTTGGAGGAAATCCCTATGAGTGCATAAATCTTAACAATGAATTATGCGTAAATTATAGCTATAAAATTGAGCAATATACTTGGAACATTTGATTAAAGAAGTACCTGGAGCTTGTTCAGCTCTGTTACTTGGGCTAGTTTCCACCACGGGTCGCTTTTCTTGAGCTATTGCGCGTCGTCGTGCCAAGTATGCTTGACGTTGTGAAGAACTCATCGACTCTCGCCATTGTCGGTGCCGAGCACGCACACGCTCCATTTGGTCCATGAGTCGTTGGCGTTTGCTTCTACAAAAAATAATGAatctctttagttttttttttcaaatattttttggtataataaATTTTTCTATTCTATTGAActggaacaaagaaaaaagaaaacatctGTTTGAAAGCCCAACATTTTAAATAAATTATAGATTCATAGTTCTCACATCTTCCTATTCCATCCTTATGCTTCACAACCCCATAAGATGAATTTATAACTTAGAATTAGCCTTCTTGCACACACATACGCATGTGCGGAAGGCGaattttcatttcttgttttaaagcGTACCTACTAAATTCGTCTTTTTGACCTTTGTTCTGTGTTCCAAATTTGTCTCTCTGCATTCCAAACTATTATGCATGCATTACAAACCACTAACTATTTGCTTCTCTGACTTTTTTAGAATCTTTCACCATTAGGAACATATAAGCAAAGACATAAACTCCCAAAAGTTGTGCATAAGAACCACGTTAACCAAAGGAAATCTGATGAAAATTTCAGGGGAACTAATCACAGCCAAATAGTAAAGACACTAAGGTTCTTTGTTACCCAAGACACATGAAAGATCAGTTATCAATTACCTTCAATGCTTGCGTTAGCCTTCTTCCTGTATCCCTTCACAGTAGTCTGACAGAATGATAACAACAGAatcagtttctttgttttggctGAATGTGATAAACCATACCCTGCTTCTATTCTTGTCCAAAGGcactaaaaagaaagaaaagaatgcaTAAGATCTTAGTTATAAATAAATGCACCGCAAAACACCTGGACTAAACTAAAAGGCAGGAAAGTGTTCATCAATACAACTTTTAAACTCTGTCTTCTCACATTAAAAGTTacaaaagaacaaacaaaatagATAAGTATACTGAAATCACTTTTATCAAATAATACCTCTTAGAACCCAAATAAATGGACAATTCGGCAGGGAGCAACAacttatcctcctgggtttgatCCTTGATGTCAGTCAAACGCAATTCCAAAGGTTTCCCGGGAATAATAATGAACTGGGGATGCAACCGCAGATAAAACGTTCGATTAtggatcaaaatcaatttgacGACGTTGGAGTAAAGTCGGAGTCTTTGGACTTTTTTGGTGCAATTTTATTGACAACAAAAATTGAaagactttatttttaatttaatttaatttaatttaatactGTGAGTCAGGACATTGTTTTTGGCACAAAACCGGTGACTCCGCAAAAATGGAAAGGATATTCCCATTTTTCGGTTTAGGCTTTCCCTTTCCAGTAATATTATTAGAGTAATGGTCAAATTACCCTCGATTCGGTGATATCCCTCAAgcatattattttttgttgtttttggagCTCATCCATGGTTATAAACCGAAATGACTAGTTTTATCGTATTCAATTTTGGGGCTTATGAATCTAAATGACTACTTTTATCGAATTCAAaattatcatttaaaaaaaaattaacatgaaagaaaaaatatattattaatAATGCAAGTTCTTGAAAGTTACATTTTGTGTTATGAAAAAAATACTCATAATTATAAACCTAAATGACTAGTTTTACTGTTACCAAAAAGTAATACAAGAGATTCAAGGGATAATGAAGGTACTGATACAAATGTATAATGGAGAGACTAGTATGGACTTGTTGGCCACTTTTCTTAAGCACCAAGGACTACTGGCAGTTTTGTAATGTTTCCTACATTATTCGTTTCCACTTTGAACGATGTAGGACAGAgacaatcaaacaaatggaGAAAATTAACGGCCTAGTTGGAGTGCAAACAAGAGTTGCCTAGTGCAATCCACTCGGGTATCCAACTCAAAATGCGCATCTCTGGTTCATAGGAAAACCAAAACTAGTGGATACCACCTCTCTCTTGTTCTATTTGCTACGGGTTAATAGACTATACAGTCTTCTTTTCTTAACCATTGGTATGCAAAACAAACACTAAGAGATGCACATTTGATTAGTAATTGTTAGCAACAACTTTACAGTAATCACCGCCATCTTTGTTTAATTGTTCTGTTACATCAATAAGATTACAGACTGTACCCTTCACCATTATTCACCATTTTGCAGACCAAAACCGATATCATTTTACACTCTGAAATTAGCAGGAGATGCTATTTTTCTTCCTATTTAAAACCAAAGAAGGTGAATGAACACCAACTCCTCAAGCTGTCACCGAGGCAAGATGGTAGGGATTACACCACTGCTTAGATCACTTCCTTCCACGTTGGAGGAGGACATATATGGGTCCCCAGTAAAAGTCGATGATGAAGTTAATGATTTTTCAGTGTATGAGGAACCAGATGGTGAAAACATTGTTTCAGCTCCCGGCATGAGTTTGATTATGTTCTCGAGCTCCCTCACCACATCCAACATTGATGGCCGGTCGTCTTGTTTATTATGGCAACATCCGAGGGCCAAAGCTACAAACCTCTGAACACATTCAGATGGATACGAACCCATTCTGTTATCTATAATGGAGAACATCAAGCCTGACTGATGAGCCATATTCacctacaaaacaaaaataacttcATTATTATTTGTACCCTTAACtgctgatgaaattaaaagaaacaaaatttctgTTTTAATGTTATGATAGGTACCTCGCGAACAATGTTTTTGCCATGTGATATTGGCAGCACACCAGTCAAGAGCTCCAGAAACACAATTCCAAGGCTATAGACATCGCTTTTGTCTGTTAACTTACTGGTCAAGAAATACTCTGGATCCAGGTACCCCTGCAAGTATGATCCCAAAGTACTAGAGTTATGAAAGAACAAATTCAGTTAAGATGTAACTTCTATTATGTTTCTAAGCCAGTCTTATAAACTTTAACGAATTAAACATACCGGTGTTCCTTTCACGACTGTAGATACGTATGCAGGGCCAGTCCCTTCATCATTCTGGACAGGTGCTAGTCGTGAGAGTCCAAAATCAGCCACCTTAGCGACATAGTTGGAGTCCAAAAGTATATTTGTGGCTTTAATATCTCGGTGGAATATAGGAGGATTTGCCTCGGTATGGAGATAAAGAATTCCTTTGGCTGAACCCAATGCAATACGTAATCGCATACTGAAGTCCAGGCTTCCCTTGGTTTTATCTGTGACTCGTATCACAGTAAGTAAACAGAATTAGCTAGGTGAAACTCCAGCCAGAAAGGCATGGTATGGGAGGAGCCGCTTAAAAAATTAACTTCAAATGTTGGAAAGTCCATACCAGAAAGCCAGTCACGTAAGGTACCATTAGGCATGAACTCATAAACCAACATCTGTAAAAGCAGCAATAACATAATTCgattaatgaaatttcatgtGGTCCTAATACATTGAAGCATTCAATGATACCAGCACGCCACACATTTATGTTGCATAGGAACAACTTTATGTAGTGCATGCTGAAACTCCAACTTCTTACATTCATGCAATTAAAGATTATGCAGTGAAGAGTCACTAGGTGAAACAGTAAAGTaaatccatttatgagttcaacTTCCAACTGATAAAGTTCAGACTAAATTGCCTTTGTTCAGAATGAGAAGGAAGTAAGATATGAATCTGTAATGGGCAAAGTGTTCACGCAATTGCCAAACAAAACAACATGAGACTCTTTGGATTTATTTGTGCTTATTTCACCAACTTATGATTTAGAGATTTAGAAAATAAGTTGCAAGTGGCAAGCAATGATTAACTGTTCAAGACTGCAAGCTCCATACCTGCTCCCGTTCTTCTTCACAGTATCCTACCAAAGAGACTAAGTTTCGATGGTGTAGCCTTGATAACAATTCTATCTCGGTCAAGAATTCTCTTTCACCCTGTAGGGATCCTGCTTCTGCACGTTTTATGGCTACAGCTGTGTTATCAGATAAGATACCTTTATAAACTTTCCCATAGCCTCCTCGTCCAAGTTGAGTTGCACTATCAAAGTTCCTGGTGGCTAGTGTCATTTCTTTGAAAGTGAACGCCTTTACACCCTCAATTCTCTTAGAAATCTTCCGCGCTGAAAAGAGAGATAAGGCTTCATACCACTTTCCAGGATGATATTCAGACATGATAGTATCTAAATATTCAGTACCATTTATTTACTATTCAGCACTTACACGAGTGTCTCCTTGAAGGTGGTGTGTATCGGTTTCTGGTGCATCTTGTGAACAGAAGCATGACTGTTGCAGTTATACTGCCAACAGAAGCAATGGCCCCTATTATAACAGCTGCTAATACACCCTTACGGAGGCCCATCTTTTGTCTCTTAACAATCACTATAACAATGAAAGGAAAAATTTAATCCACCAAGAATAAGAAACTACTACTCATTCTCAAACGAAAATAGGATTCGGATGAGTTATAAAATGCAATCAAAATAACAGAAGTTATAAACAGCTAATTTCCTAAGAAGTACAATGCTGAGTGTGCACGGGTATCAAATATTTCTTAGCAACATAGAAATATTGTCAACAATTTTGAAAAACAACTCTAGCCCACTAGCTAAAAAACTGTCACTAACTggtataaaatgattttttatGCAATGATTACAAATACTGTGTGCTTTTTAAGTCATGCAGGTGTTGGCAGAAGAGCTTATAGCAAATACAGCATCATTTCACAACTTATACACAAAAATCACATGACTTGAAAAAGATGATCAGGTAAAATACATACTATCTGAATAAGGTCCCAGCAGTTTGAAGTCGAGTAGCTCATATGGTCCAAAGAATTGATTCTGAGGAAATTCCCATGATGTAAAGATGCCTCTAATTCGCAGAACCTCACTTGCATTTAATACATACGAGTGTGAAGCACCAAACACAGGGAAGAACTTCAACTGCATCTGTAAACGAGGCCCTTCTTCCCAGACAAAGGAACTAATTGATAGCTGGTAAATCTCCAATTTTAGAGACCTAGTTATATACTCTTCAAACTGCTGTATATATGGACCAAAGTAAGAAAAGCTCGGGCTTTTCAGACGATATTCAACTATAATAGGTGATGCACAAAAGCATGGCACAGGGGAAGATGGAACATATTCATAGAAATCTGGACATTCCTGAATAAGGCAGGTCATCTGTTGAGTTGAATTTATTGAATCTTTGGGGATCCCATCGCTCGCTTCAGATTGACAGAACGGGCTTATATTTTCTATGCTAGAATTCTTGCAAATAGGATTTCCTTCAAGCCTAATAAAAGACAAGTATTTGAATTT
Above is a genomic segment from Rosa chinensis cultivar Old Blush chromosome 3, RchiOBHm-V2, whole genome shotgun sequence containing:
- the LOC112194809 gene encoding probable LRR receptor-like serine/threonine-protein kinase At1g06840, producing MLRLRFWGCLIGLACSCFFLVAVAQITNPSEVDALRAVKGSLIDSRKHLRNWDKGDPCNANWTGVLCSGDVGTDGYLHVQELQLLSMNLSGTLAPKLGKLSQLLILDFMWNNLSGTIPKEIGNITSLKLLLLNGNKLSGSLPDELGSLENLHRLQVDENHLSGSIPKSFLNLRGLKHLHMNNNSFSGQIPSEISEIPALLHVLLDNNNLSGYLPPDFSNIPELRILQLDNNNFTGTEIPATYGTLSGLAKLSLRNCSLQGAIPDLSRIRNLSYLDLSWNHLAGPIPSHGLSDKMTTIVLSDNHLSGSIPESFSHFPRLQKLSLKNNQLNGSVPAIWRNISFSTRARLSFDLRNNSLSNILGELHPPANVTLRLEGNPICKNSSIENISPFCQSEASDGIPKDSINSTQQMTCLIQECPDFYEYVPSSPVPCFCASPIIVEYRLKSPSFSYFGPYIQQFEEYITRSLKLEIYQLSISSFVWEEGPRLQMQLKFFPVFGASHSYVLNASEVLRIRGIFTSWEFPQNQFFGPYELLDFKLLGPYSDMIVKRQKMGLRKGVLAAVIIGAIASVGSITATVMLLFTRCTRNRYTPPSRRHSSRKISKRIEGVKAFTFKEMTLATRNFDSATQLGRGGYGKVYKGILSDNTAVAIKRAEAGSLQGEREFLTEIELLSRLHHRNLVSLVGYCEEEREQMLVYEFMPNGTLRDWLSDKTKGSLDFSMRLRIALGSAKGILYLHTEANPPIFHRDIKATNILLDSNYVAKVADFGLSRLAPVQNDEGTGPAYVSTVVKGTPGYLDPEYFLTSKLTDKSDVYSLGIVFLELLTGVLPISHGKNIVREVNMAHQSGLMFSIIDNRMGSYPSECVQRFVALALGCCHNKQDDRPSMLDVVRELENIIKLMPGAETMFSPSGSSYTEKSLTSSSTFTGDPYMSSSNVEGSDLSSGVIPTILPR